In a single window of the Atlantibacter hermannii genome:
- a CDS encoding prophage protein NinE produces MTRRQSPTQKALDNLIYRVTTRTKRKPEPNPSDIKSFPYTAHLTQVKWDRMRARKRHD; encoded by the coding sequence ATGACACGACGACAAAGTCCAACGCAAAAAGCCTTAGACAATCTCATCTACCGCGTCACAACCCGCACTAAACGAAAGCCAGAACCAAACCCATCCGACATTAAATCATTCCCGTATACCGCTCATCTCACCCAGGTGAAATGGGACCGTATGCGTGCGAGGAAAAGACATGACTGA
- a CDS encoding prophage protein, translating to MPVVSGYSMDLYCDCRECQKPRGFGNTPVTDFSGENFRDCLNQAKKAGWVFKERNTVCFAPGHGVVKSQQLTEAEK from the coding sequence ATGCCAGTAGTTAGCGGTTATTCGATGGATTTATATTGCGACTGTCGCGAGTGTCAAAAGCCGCGCGGATTCGGTAATACACCTGTTACCGACTTTAGTGGTGAAAACTTTCGCGATTGCCTGAATCAGGCCAAAAAAGCCGGCTGGGTCTTCAAAGAACGTAACACGGTTTGTTTTGCGCCGGGTCATGGGGTGGTGAAATCACAACAACTGACGGAGGCAGAAAAGTGA
- a CDS encoding phage protein, whose translation MEESRKQFEAWITEWWPQVKGNICRDGDSYSNHFMNYAWEGWQASRAAIEIELPKYHDYTNQDTTRAQAEKSAYNSGVYDSADAIRAAGLTVKGDR comes from the coding sequence ATGGAAGAGTCAAGGAAACAGTTTGAGGCGTGGATTACAGAATGGTGGCCGCAGGTGAAAGGTAATATTTGTCGCGATGGTGACAGTTATTCGAATCATTTTATGAACTACGCATGGGAAGGTTGGCAGGCTAGCCGCGCAGCTATCGAGATTGAGTTACCGAAATACCACGACTACACAAACCAGGACACAACCAGAGCGCAGGCTGAAAAGTCAGCATACAACTCTGGCGTATACGATAGCGCTGACGCCATCCGCGCCGCTGGTCTTACAGTAAAAGGGGACAGGTGA
- a CDS encoding putative phage replication protein, which produces MRNLVQAIQNRDGNALAKMAGDGNHLPDRGVNDDAERLVDILFTNLKQLFPASVSTALKDPRDEAAAKRQWIAAFAENDIRTKEQLRAGMAHARASDSPFWPSPGQFIGWCKDADFKANGLPDASELHDMVMQYCAKKCQYDTPEHYPWKSNACYWMVTKLYDQMRSFNLTESELRKRCSEELRKMARRVADGENIPAPVVQIPKLHIPVSNEKGLDKIAEIRQRFKLRGGNS; this is translated from the coding sequence ATGAGAAATCTTGTTCAGGCAATTCAAAATCGTGACGGTAATGCGCTGGCGAAGATGGCTGGCGACGGAAACCACCTTCCAGACCGTGGCGTCAATGATGACGCTGAGCGACTGGTAGACATTCTATTCACCAACCTGAAACAGCTATTCCCGGCGTCAGTCAGTACCGCCCTGAAAGACCCCCGAGATGAGGCGGCAGCCAAGCGCCAGTGGATCGCCGCTTTTGCCGAAAACGACATCAGGACAAAGGAGCAACTCCGGGCAGGAATGGCCCACGCGCGGGCAAGCGATTCCCCTTTCTGGCCTTCGCCGGGGCAGTTTATCGGATGGTGCAAGGATGCGGATTTCAAAGCCAACGGCCTACCTGACGCTAGTGAGCTTCACGACATGGTGATGCAGTATTGCGCGAAGAAATGCCAGTACGACACGCCGGAGCACTATCCGTGGAAAAGTAACGCCTGTTACTGGATGGTCACGAAGCTTTATGACCAGATGCGATCATTCAATCTCACCGAAAGTGAGTTGAGAAAGCGGTGTTCAGAAGAATTACGGAAGATGGCCCGCCGCGTTGCCGATGGAGAAAACATTCCGGCTCCGGTGGTTCAGATACCTAAACTGCATATCCCGGTCAGTAACGAAAAAGGCCTGGATAAAATTGCTGAGATTCGCCAGCGGTTCAAATTGCGAGGGGGGAACTCCTGA
- a CDS encoding phage replication protein: protein MSTAEIIKYPGPEPGSFRSNRMENKRLGHFSLFRSLLQTDWAKDTAKLALWVRLLGEASYRERTVEFASKEWELSSGQLVTTAAILARKLRDQDNKEKSPQAVTRMLNFFIREGMITTEGNRSGTVITITNYADYQSVLPDEPSDRPSDKAKASGGAALRLVADEPSDEPPDEQNKTLPNKTKNNKPPKSPRGESKSFDPLSIPVPEWLDKPAWHSWVKNRADMKKPIKTELAVNAAFRLLKECLDIGHNPADVINTSIANGYQGLFKPKYPPKRNLLQATSQHWNDREAWENEFL from the coding sequence ATGAGTACGGCTGAAATCATCAAGTATCCAGGCCCCGAGCCTGGTTCCTTCAGGAGCAACAGAATGGAGAACAAAAGACTTGGTCACTTCTCTCTGTTCAGAAGCCTTCTGCAAACAGACTGGGCCAAAGATACGGCAAAACTCGCCTTATGGGTTCGTCTTCTGGGAGAAGCTTCTTACCGGGAAAGAACAGTCGAATTTGCCAGCAAGGAGTGGGAACTATCCAGCGGTCAACTGGTTACCACTGCGGCGATTTTGGCGAGAAAATTACGCGATCAGGATAACAAAGAAAAAAGCCCTCAGGCAGTGACGAGGATGCTTAATTTCTTCATCAGGGAAGGGATGATAACCACTGAAGGGAACCGGTCTGGCACTGTGATAACGATCACAAATTATGCCGATTATCAGTCAGTTTTACCCGATGAACCATCCGATAGACCATCCGATAAAGCCAAAGCCAGTGGTGGCGCGGCTTTGAGGCTGGTAGCCGATGAACCATCCGATGAACCACCCGATGAACAGAACAAGACATTACCTAACAAGACTAAAAACAATAAACCCCCTAAATCCCCCAGGGGGGAATCGAAGTCATTCGATCCGTTAAGTATTCCTGTTCCTGAATGGCTTGATAAACCGGCATGGCACTCCTGGGTTAAAAACCGGGCTGACATGAAAAAACCCATCAAGACGGAACTCGCAGTAAACGCAGCCTTCAGGCTCTTGAAGGAATGTCTTGATATCGGGCATAACCCGGCAGACGTAATCAACACGAGCATCGCCAACGGTTATCAGGGGTTGTTCAAACCAAAGTACCCACCTAAACGAAACCTACTTCAGGCAACCAGCCAGCACTGGAATGACCGTGAAGCATGGGAGAACGAATTCTTATGA
- a CDS encoding NinF protein — protein sequence MLTPESSHNYEQQSITRAGYCCSCTNPLAEDETYCCESCALESVVYRDPNGYLAGDEEDG from the coding sequence ATGCTAACTCCTGAATCCTCCCACAATTACGAACAGCAATCCATTACCCGCGCTGGTTACTGCTGTAGCTGCACTAACCCATTAGCTGAAGACGAAACCTACTGTTGCGAATCCTGTGCTCTGGAGAGCGTGGTATATCGCGACCCCAACGGATATTTAGCAGGAGATGAGGAAGATGGTTAG
- a CDS encoding DNA N-6-adenine-methyltransferase from phage origin, with the protein MTDKSNTPPEDKDRWRTPPEIFHALNAEFCFVLDAAASKENALCRSYITEMQDTLATDWNAVMPDIPGYAWLNPPYSKPMPFVKKAAQENADNFTGCVMLLPADTSVAWFREAISTAHEVRFITGGRLSFLNATTGKAVNGNNKGSILVIWHPYPRTHCQFSTVERDVLMEYGRRRTKAAA; encoded by the coding sequence ATGACCGACAAATCAAATACCCCGCCAGAAGACAAAGACAGATGGCGCACCCCACCTGAAATATTTCACGCACTAAACGCTGAGTTCTGCTTTGTGCTGGATGCCGCCGCGTCAAAAGAAAACGCGCTGTGCAGAAGTTACATCACGGAAATGCAGGACACGCTGGCAACAGACTGGAACGCGGTAATGCCGGATATCCCCGGATATGCCTGGCTTAACCCGCCGTACAGCAAACCTATGCCATTCGTAAAAAAGGCTGCTCAGGAAAACGCGGATAATTTCACCGGATGCGTGATGCTTCTTCCGGCAGATACGTCCGTCGCATGGTTCAGGGAAGCCATAAGCACAGCCCATGAAGTACGGTTTATCACTGGCGGCCGGCTGTCATTTCTGAACGCGACTACAGGCAAAGCAGTAAACGGGAATAACAAGGGGTCAATACTCGTTATCTGGCATCCATACCCGCGAACGCACTGCCAGTTTTCAACTGTTGAGCGTGATGTGCTGATGGAATACGGACGGCGAAGAACAAAGGCGGCAGCATGA
- a CDS encoding phage protein: MQIEMIKTAGGVFAPAFEHDLPRLTKFKNGEMYTAEFKLTRQPAFHRKMFAFFNFCFQHWCANRAGLEHMDEATQFDRFRKDLTILAGFYEQTVRLNGEVRTEAKSLSYASMEADEFERCYNAMINAAIKHVFGRTTDQNVLNQLYDFF; this comes from the coding sequence ATGCAAATCGAGATGATAAAGACGGCAGGGGGAGTATTCGCCCCGGCGTTTGAGCATGATTTACCCCGCCTGACCAAGTTCAAAAACGGCGAGATGTACACAGCCGAATTCAAGTTAACCAGACAGCCCGCTTTTCACCGCAAGATGTTCGCCTTCTTCAACTTCTGCTTCCAGCACTGGTGTGCTAATCGTGCCGGGTTAGAGCATATGGATGAAGCCACGCAATTCGACAGGTTCCGCAAAGACCTGACGATACTGGCGGGATTTTACGAGCAGACGGTAAGGCTGAACGGTGAAGTGAGGACAGAAGCAAAGAGCCTGTCTTACGCCAGCATGGAAGCCGATGAATTCGAGCGATGTTACAACGCCATGATTAACGCAGCGATAAAACACGTCTTCGGCCGCACTACCGACCAGAACGTGCTGAATCAGCTATACGACTTTTTCTGA
- a CDS encoding antitermination protein: MRARELNLNKEQHDWLNGWLELWGAWVYSGRLEKRMSSVIAQFMEKVEPSRVMTRPMCNDDDGMLISQVVDSVMRIDTKAFGILLSYYSHGSSKYAISSYYHKTASPRKMSGRGGDRVRKPSLVTCRREVDEILNASLFMLYQPMVNAFNSRKRVEKIRHVA; the protein is encoded by the coding sequence GTGAGGGCGAGAGAGCTAAACCTAAACAAAGAACAGCATGACTGGCTCAACGGCTGGCTTGAATTATGGGGGGCATGGGTTTACTCAGGCAGACTTGAAAAGCGCATGAGCAGCGTTATAGCTCAGTTCATGGAGAAAGTTGAGCCGTCCAGGGTAATGACGCGGCCAATGTGCAATGACGATGACGGAATGTTGATTTCTCAGGTCGTAGATTCCGTTATGCGCATCGACACAAAGGCCTTCGGTATTCTGCTTAGTTACTACTCTCACGGCTCATCCAAGTACGCCATATCATCCTACTACCACAAGACCGCAAGTCCCCGCAAAATGTCAGGACGGGGAGGCGATAGGGTGCGCAAACCTTCACTGGTCACATGTCGCAGAGAGGTGGACGAAATTCTCAATGCGTCACTGTTCATGCTTTACCAGCCGATGGTTAATGCATTTAACAGTCGCAAACGTGTCGAGAAAATCAGACATGTCGCATAG
- a CDS encoding protein ninX has protein sequence MTDYSKLSDFEINCEVLAVFNPDIKHMSLSGDNSCFYDCGPTGDGWNQIDIPDFCNNPADAWPIIVDNNISVYAIFDGDKRGKWGAEGFNYNSPYYFNNNPLRAAMIAYLMMQDATHANS, from the coding sequence ATGACTGACTACAGCAAGCTAAGTGATTTCGAAATTAACTGCGAGGTATTAGCGGTATTCAACCCAGACATTAAACACATGAGCCTCAGTGGAGACAATTCATGCTTTTACGATTGCGGCCCGACAGGGGATGGATGGAATCAAATAGACATCCCCGACTTCTGCAACAACCCGGCGGACGCATGGCCGATTATTGTCGATAACAACATCAGTGTTTATGCGATTTTCGACGGCGACAAGCGCGGGAAATGGGGGGCGGAAGGTTTCAATTACAATTCGCCATATTACTTCAATAACAACCCACTCCGCGCAGCGATGATTGCCTACCTCATGATGCAGGACGCTACCCATGCTAACTCCTGA